ACCAATCAACGGATTATCGAAAGTGAAGTTGATATGATCTGTGATCAGCATCAAATTTCCTGGGGTAAAGTTTTCATTCACTCCGCCAGCAGCGTTAGTTACAATAATAGAATGTGCTCCAATTGCTGCCATCATACGGACTGGATACGTCACAGTTTGCATTGAATGCCCTTCATAATAGTGGAAGCGTCCTTGCATTGCCAACACTTTTTTCCCTGATAAAGTACCGTAAACAAGTTTACCGGCATGCCCCACTACAGCAGACACAGCGAAATGAGGAATTTCAGAGAATGGAATAGCAATGGCTCCCTCTATCTCATCGGCTAGTTCACCTAAGCCTGAACCTAAAATCAAGCCGAACTCTACTTCTCCAATACCTTTTTCTTTTAAAAAGCTCGTTGTCTCTTTTAACATCTCACTAAGTTTTGTCATCGTTTCTCTCCTAGACTAGTTTATTTAAGAAGCTTTCGCCATTTTCTGTTTTTGGAACCGCAAAGTTTTCAGCCACAGTTGCTGAGATATCTGCATAATGACCTTGCGGCAAGCTACCTTGGCCGCTCATTTTTTTACTGTAAACTAATAATGGAACATATTCTCTTGTATGGTCAGTTCCTGGGAAAGTCGGGTCATTTCCGTGGTCCGCTGTAATCATTAGCAGATCATCCTCTTCCATGGCATCGATGATCTCCGGAAGTCTTAAGTCAAAGGCTTCGATTGCATGTGCATAACCAACAACATCACGACGGTGACCATATAACGCATCAAAATCAACCAGGTTAGTGAAACTCAAACCTTCAAAGTCTCGTTTCATCACGTTAAGTAATTGATCTACACCATCCATATTGCTCTTCGTACGAACAGAATCTGTGATTCCTTGACCATTGAAAATATCGTTGATTTTCCCAACTGCAATGACTTCTTTACCATTTTCTTTTAACGAATCAAGAACCGTATGACCAAATGGATCTAATGCATAATCGTGACGATTACTTGTTCGAGTAAAATTACCTGGTTCACCAACATATGGTCGAGCAATGATTCGACCAATCATATACGGTTCATCTTTGGTAATATCACGGACATACTGACAAATCCGGTATAGTTCTTCTAAAGGAATGATTTCTTCATGAGCTGCGATCTGTAATACTGGATCAGCAGATGTGTAAACGATCAAGTCCCCTGTTTCCATCTGATGTTGGCCATAATCATCAATAACTGCGGTGCCACTGTATGGTTTATTACAAACGATCTTACGTCCTGAAAATTCTTCGATTTGTTTTAATAATTCTTCTGGAAATCCATCAGGAAAAACCCGGAAAGGTTTTTGAATATTTAAGCCCATGATTTCCCAGTGTCCAGTCATCGTGTCTTTCCCTACAGAAACTTCTTCTAATTTCGTTGCATAACCTTTGTGATCAGCTACGGCTTCAACATTATGAAGGGGGGCAATTGTTCCTAGACCAAGATTTTCTAAATTAGGAATCGTCAAACCCGCTTCTTTTGCGATATGACCTAATGTATCACTACCTACATCGCCAAATTTTTCAGCATCAGGCGCTTCCCCGATCCCGACTGAATCCATTACAACTAAATGCACACGTTTAAACATAACCATCCTTCTTTCTTATTTTTACTTACTATTTGATAAAAAGGGCATGACTTTAGATAACTTCCCATAGCCCGCCCTTTTATACTTAAAATATTTATTTTGATTTGATATAATTTTTCCCGATCGCTTTTGGTCCAGAAGCTTTTCCTAAGAAAACGACTAAAACGATAATGGTCAATACATATGGTGCTGCTTGTAAATAAACAGCTGGTATTGATGAAATGACTGGTAGACTCGAACCAGCAATACTGATATTTTGAGCAAACCCGAAGAATAAAGCCGCTCCCATCGCACCTAGTGGATTCCATTTACCAAAAATCATCGCTGCCATCGAAATAAATCCTTGTCCGGCAATCGTTGTCACCGCAAAACGACCAGCGATTGTTTGAGCAAATACAGCGCCGCCAATCCCACCTAAAAATCCTGAGATCAAAACACCAGCATAACGCATTACATAAACATTGATGCCCAGTGTATCTGCCGCTTGAGGATTTTCACCTACTGCACGAAGACGTAAGCCAAAACGAGTTTTGAACAGCACGAACCACGATAGGATTGCAACTAAAATCGCCACAAATGCTGGCAAAGTGGTTTGCTTGAAGAACAGGTCTCCTAAAATTGGAATATCCTTCAAAATCGGAAATGAAAAGTAACCAAATGATTCTGTGATCGTATCTGTTTGGCCTTTTCCATAAATAACTTTGATCAAGAAAATCCCTAAAGCTGGCGCCATTAAATTGACCACGGTACCACTAATGATATGATCCGCTCTTAAATTGATTGTCGCAACGGCATGAAGTAGCGAGAACAACATTCCGACCACACCACCGACTAAACAAGCAAGCCAAGGAGTCGCTGCACCAAAGGTTTCAGCAAAGGTTAAATTAAATACGACTGAACTAAAGGCACCCATAACCATGATTCCTTCAAGTCCCACGTTAACAATACCACTACGCTCAGAAAATGTCCCGCCCAAAGCCGTGAAGACCAAAGGAGTGGAATAAACCAAAGTTTGTGTAATAATCGGCGCTAATACAGCGATTAATGCAATATTCATTAGATTTTTCCTCCTTCTTGACTGGTCGGATCTGATTTACCAACTAATTCTTCAACTACGGCTACTTCTTTTTTGCTACCTGAAGCTTTTGCCAACAAGAAACGAATCAAGTAGCTGATTGCCACAAAGAAAATGATTGCCGCAATAACGACATCTACTAATTCGATGGGAACACCTGCACGAAGTGGCATTCCTTGTCCACCCAACTTCAGTACACTGAAGAGAATCGCCGATAAGAATATTCCGACCGAACTTCCTGCTCCTAATAAGGAAATCGCCATTCCGTCAAATCCAATACTCAAAGAAGAGCCTTGAACAAAGAAGTTTCCAAACGTCCCTAACCCAAGAACAACCCCACCCAGACCAGCGAGTGTTCCTGAAATAACCATCGACATCACAATCGTCCGCTTACTGCTCATTCCAGCATACTCTGAAGCAAAAGGATTCAACCCAACTGAACGAATCTCATACCCTAACGTCGTTTTCTTCATAAGGAACCAAATCAACACTAAGAAAATAACTGCCATAAAAATACCAATATTCAAACGCGAACCGCTACTCAATTCTTTCAAGAAGCCTGTACGTAAACTGGCATTTTCGCCAATTACTTTTGTAACACCTTTATTGGTCATTAAATCTTTTGACATTACATTATTCACAATATGCGTACTTGTATAAAGAAAAACATAGTTGAGCATGATCGTCACGATTACTTCACTTGTACCAAAGAAGGCACGTAGCAGTCCTGGAATCGCAGCTGCCATCGCTCCGGCTAATGCCCCTGCAAGTACTGCTACAGGTAGAACAACCATCCGAGGCGCATCGGGCATAGAAAGTGCTACCCA
The Enterococcus silesiacus DNA segment above includes these coding regions:
- a CDS encoding purine-nucleoside phosphorylase, with protein sequence MTKLSEMLKETTSFLKEKGIGEVEFGLILGSGLGELADEIEGAIAIPFSEIPHFAVSAVVGHAGKLVYGTLSGKKVLAMQGRFHYYEGHSMQTVTYPVRMMAAIGAHSIIVTNAAGGVNENFTPGNLMLITDHINFTFDNPLIGENDDEMGPRFPDMSHTYTPKYADVARKVAKAQNVPLQEGVYMGFSGPTYETPAEIRMSRVMGADAVGMSTVSEVIVAAHSGLNVLGISCITNLAAGMQSSLNHAEVVETTERVKGQFKELVKAILAEL
- a CDS encoding phosphopentomutase (catalyzes the transfer of phosphate between the C1 and C5 carbons of pentose), with product MFKRVHLVVMDSVGIGEAPDAEKFGDVGSDTLGHIAKEAGLTIPNLENLGLGTIAPLHNVEAVADHKGYATKLEEVSVGKDTMTGHWEIMGLNIQKPFRVFPDGFPEELLKQIEEFSGRKIVCNKPYSGTAVIDDYGQHQMETGDLIVYTSADPVLQIAAHEEIIPLEELYRICQYVRDITKDEPYMIGRIIARPYVGEPGNFTRTSNRHDYALDPFGHTVLDSLKENGKEVIAVGKINDIFNGQGITDSVRTKSNMDGVDQLLNVMKRDFEGLSFTNLVDFDALYGHRRDVVGYAHAIEAFDLRLPEIIDAMEEDDLLMITADHGNDPTFPGTDHTREYVPLLVYSKKMSGQGSLPQGHYADISATVAENFAVPKTENGESFLNKLV
- a CDS encoding sugar ABC transporter permease, encoding MNIALIAVLAPIITQTLVYSTPLVFTALGGTFSERSGIVNVGLEGIMVMGAFSSVVFNLTFAETFGAATPWLACLVGGVVGMLFSLLHAVATINLRADHIISGTVVNLMAPALGIFLIKVIYGKGQTDTITESFGYFSFPILKDIPILGDLFFKQTTLPAFVAILVAILSWFVLFKTRFGLRLRAVGENPQAADTLGINVYVMRYAGVLISGFLGGIGGAVFAQTIAGRFAVTTIAGQGFISMAAMIFGKWNPLGAMGAALFFGFAQNISIAGSSLPVISSIPAVYLQAAPYVLTIIVLVVFLGKASGPKAIGKNYIKSK
- a CDS encoding branched-chain amino acid ABC transporter permease, producing MNNRSERLRNILVPILSVLMGFILGAIIMLISGQDPIAGYQAMLKTAFQSPKSIGEIFVTAGPLIFTALGFAVANSAGFFNIGLSGQALCGWVTSIWVALSMPDAPRMVVLPVAVLAGALAGAMAAAIPGLLRAFFGTSEVIVTIMLNYVFLYTSTHIVNNVMSKDLMTNKGVTKVIGENASLRTGFLKELSSGSRLNIGIFMAVIFLVLIWFLMKKTTLGYEIRSVGLNPFASEYAGMSSKRTIVMSMVISGTLAGLGGVVLGLGTFGNFFVQGSSLSIGFDGMAISLLGAGSSVGIFLSAILFSVLKLGGQGMPLRAGVPIELVDVVIAAIIFFVAISYLIRFLLAKASGSKKEVAVVEELVGKSDPTSQEGGKI